From a region of the Calliphora vicina chromosome 4, idCalVici1.1, whole genome shotgun sequence genome:
- the betaCOP gene encoding coatomer subunit beta encodes MALSTTVPCYTIINSPDLEVPNEMQLKQDLEKGDTNVKIDTLKKVIQLLLNGERLSGLIMTIIRFVLPVQNHTIKKLLLIFWEIVPKTSADGKLLQEMILVCDAYRKDLQHPNEFLRGSTLRFLCKLKEPELLEPLMPSIRACLEHRHSYVRRNAVLAIFTIYKNFDWLVPDGPELIANFLDTQQDMSCKRNAFLMLLHADQERALNYLASCIDQVNNFGDILQLVIVELIYKVCHANPAERSRFIRCIYNLLNSSSNAVRYEAAGTLITLSSAPTAIKAAAGCYIELIVKESDNNVKLIVLDRLIAMKENENMEKVMQDLVMDILRVLAAPDIEVRRKTLALAMDLVSSRNINEMVLVLKKEVSKTHNVEHEDTGKYRQLLVRTLHSCSIKFPDVAASVIPVLVEFLSDTNELAAADVLIFIREAIQKFPSLRGLIIGHLIEAFSQIKSSKIHRAAVWILGEYVDDKNQILEVIDVICQTLGEIPMVEAEQKRLSGDQTEEEANAANNPPPVAQISNNKVTSDGTYATQSAFSLAPVAKKEKRPPLRQYLMDGDFFIGAALSATLTKLVLRYADLEQEVQAQNRLTTRVMLIMSSILHLGKSGFPTKPITNDDTDRIFICLRTLSERTEEAVEVFKRYCREALGKMLDAQHEEDQRVLKEKQRAAAKVQPDDPVLFSQLSNGRENQLGENVFESSLNQALAGTKSTNLSDITSPNNKLNKVTQLTGFSDPVYAEAYVNVNQYDIVLDVLIVNQTNDTLQNCTLELATLGDLKLVERPHPVVLAPHDFCNIKANVKVSSTENGIIFGNIVYDTSINTNVVVLNTIHIDIMDYIIPASCTDTEFRQMWQDFEWENKVTVNTTFTDLHEYLKHLLKSTNMKCLTPEKALSGQCGFMAANMYAKSIFGENALANLSIEKPVDDPDSKVTGHIRIRAKSQGMALSLGDKISSSQKLCVQAS; translated from the exons atggcTTTGTCTACCACTGTGCCCTGTTACACCATTATCAATTCTCCGGACTTGGAGGTGCCCAATGAAATGCAATTGAAACAAGATTTGGAAAAGGGCGACACCAATGTTAAAATTGATACTTTGAAAAAGGTTATTCAGCTGTTGTTGAATGGTGAACGCTTGTCGGGCTTAATAATGACCATTATTCGTTTTGTGTTGCCCGTACAAAATCACACCATTAAGAAGCTGCTGCTTATCTTTTGGGAAATTGTACCCAAGACTTCGGCGGATGGTAAATTGTTGCAGGAAATGATTTTAGTGTGTGATGCCTATAGAAAG gaTCTACAACATCCCAATGAATTTCTACGTGGCTCCACCCTACGTTTCTTGTGCAAACTCAAAGAACCCGAGCTTTTGGAACCTTTAATGCCTTCCATACGTGCTTGTTTGGAACATCGTCACTCGTATGTGCGACGTAATGCCGTCCTTGCCATATTTACCATTTACAAAAACTTTGACTGGCTGGTACCCGATGGTCCTGAATTGATAGCCAATTTCTTGGATACCCAACAAGATATGTCATGTAAACGTAATGCTTTCCTTATGTTATTGCATGCTGATCAAGAGAGAGCCCTTAATTATTTGGCTTCCTGCATTGATCAGGTGAATAATTTTGGCGATATCCTACAATTGGTCATTGTTGAGTTGATCTATAAGGTGTGTCATGCTAATCCCGCTGAACGTTCTCGCTTCATACGTTGCATTTACAATCTGTTGAATTCATCTTCGAATGCGGTGCGTTATGAGGCAGCTGGTACTTTGATTACGCTATCATCGGCGCCCACAGCTATTAAGGCAGCTGCTGGTTGTTATATTGAATTGATTGTCAAGGAGAGTGATAACAATGTTAAATTGATTGTCTTGGATCGTTTGATTGCCATGAAGGAGAACGAGAATATGGAGAAAGTTATGCAAGATTTAGTAATGGATATTTTACGTGTCTTGGCAGCCCCTGATATTGAGGTGAGACGCAAAACATTGGCTTTGGCCATGGATTTGGTGTCCTCTAGAAACATTAACGAAATGGTGTTGGTGTTGAAGAAAGAGGTGTCGAAGACCCACAATGTGGAACATGAAGATACTGGCAAATATCGTCAACTCTTAGTGCGCACATTACATTCATGCTCTATTAAATTCCCCGATGTGGCAGCTAGTGTTATACCAGTATTAGTTGAGTTCCTTTCGGATACAAATGAATTGGCTGCTGCTGATGTTTTGATTTTCATCAGAGAAGCTATACAAAAATTCCCCTCTTTGAGAGGTTTAATAATTGGCCATTTGATAGAGGCTTTCTCTCAAATCAAGTCCTCCAAAATTCATCGTGCTGCTGTTTGGATTTTGGGTGAATATGTCGATGACAAGAATCAAATTTTAGAAGTTATTGATGTTATCTGTCAGACTTTGGGTGAAATACCCATGGTTGAGGCTGAACAAAAACGTTTGTCTGGAGATCAAACCGAAGAAGAAGCAAATGCTGCAAATAATCCACCACCTGTGGCTCAGATTTCCAATAACAAAGTTACTTCAGATGGTACTTATGCCACTCAGAGTGCTTTCAGTTTGGCACC AGTTGCTAAGAAGGAGAAACGCCCACCATTGCGTCAATATCTTATGGATGGTGATTTCTTTATTGGAGCCGCTTTATCGGCCACTTTGACCAAGTTGGTTTTGCGTTATGCTGATTTGGAACAAGAAGTT CAAGCTCAAAACCGTTTGACAACTCGTGTTATGCTTATCATGAGCTCTATTCTACATTTGGGTAAATCTGGTTTCCCCACCAAACCCATTACCAACGACGATACCGATCGTATTTTCATTTGCTTGCGCACTTTAAGCGAACGCACAGAAGAAGCCGTTGAAGTCTTCAAACGTTATTGTCGTGAAGCTTTGGGCAAAATGTTGGATGCCCAACACGAAGAAGATCAACGTGTGCTCAAAGAGAAACAAAGAGCCGCTGCTAAAGTACAACCCGATGATCCTGTTCTCTTCTCACAACTCTCGAATGGACGTGAAAATCAATTGGGTGAAAATGTGTTTGAATCTAGTTTGAATCAAGCTTTGGCTGGCACCAAGTCAACCAATTTGAGTGACATCACCTCGCCCAACAATAAGTTGAATAAGGTAACACAATTGACTGGTTTCTCCGATCCCGTTTATGCTGAGGCTTATGTCAATGTTAATCAGTATGATATTGTCTTGGATGTATTGATTGTAAATCAAACAA atgaTACTTTGCAAAATTGCACTTTGGAGTTGGCTACATTGGGTGATTTGAAATTGGTAGAACGTCCTCATCCTGTGGTTTTGGCTCCCCATGATTTCTGCAACATCAAAGCCAATGTCAAGGTTTCCTCCACAGAAAATGGCATCATATTTGGAAATATtg TTTACGACACTTCGATTAACACCAATGTTGTGGTATTAAATACCATCCACATTGACATTATGGACTATATTATACCAGCCAGTTGCACTGATACTGAATTCAGACAAATGTGGCAAGATTTCGAATGGGAAAATAAG gtCACAGTCAATACAACTTTCACCGATTTGCATGAATATCTCAAACATTTGCTCAAGAGCACAAATATGAAGTGTTTAACACCCGAAAAAGCCTTGTCGGGCCAATGTGGTTTTATGGCTGCCAATATGTATGCAAA GTCCATTTTCGGTGAAAATGCTTTGGCCAATTTAAGTATTGAAAAACCTGTTGATGATCCAGATTCTAAAGTAACCGGTCACATTAGAATACGTGCCAAGAGTCAG GGTATGGCTCTCAGTTTGGGCGACAAAATCAGTTCATCTCAAAAACTTTGTGTACAAGCTTcgtaa
- the LOC135956861 gene encoding uncharacterized protein LOC135956861: MSSANCLHLIKLLNLHDNVVIPQQILLIKGVVEHSKCFKPQDVELSIENANILTTGLSKDTGRFKFLIDLGQENKNIELSFSYCKTNLRINVLYQRKQSAYKIQPLLILAKDELHQCESVFINQQIIDLNLLLIQSVYAEKLQEAVKQRLTFVFNDNSKIFISKLKQQEIWQLNEQDLWLEFAKELLESKWGNQDNLKFIAFINCSKYLGAEVAKSQDFSYQNIRKHIKGHAALGAGGLALFSTTYFYSWPSEFKNILNCFANQQKLNLSLEPDDSNYRKTRAGVYASSLGAVCHEIGHIFDLGHDLQGVMGSNFDYINRVFTLQTKTEHLPERIVEQKQVAQSKPRFTRLKDPANGFLQRYREQQENDSFYFSANSAVILSQHAWLRNDITTFHNNNFNVLLDKSQAIIKSTELPLRIIELRDCANSLVKEWFDLQTSSEENPVFEFDLKVLLNKLSQDYYLFVMSIYGHTKKLVI; encoded by the coding sequence atgtCGTCTgcaaattgtttacatttaatcaaattattaaatttacatGATAACGTTGTAATACCACAACAAATACTCTTAATTAAAGGTGTAGTGGAGCATAGCAAGTGTTTTAAACCACAAGATGTAGAATTGTCGATAGAAAATGCGAATATATTAACAACCGGCTTATCTAAGGATACGGGaagatttaagtttttaatcgaTTTGGgccaagaaaataaaaatattgaattaagtTTTTCCTATTGCAAAACCAATTTaagaataaatgttttgtatcaAAGAAAGCAATCGGCATACAAAATCCAACCTTTATTAATATTGGCCAAAGATGAACTGCATCAGTGTGAATCTGTTTTTATAAACCAGCAAATAATTGACTTGAATCTATTATTAATACAATCAGTGTATGCGGAAAAACTACAAGAAGCTGTTAAGCAAAgattaacttttgtttttaatgataatagtaaaatatttatttctaaacTGAAGCAACAAGAAATATGGCAACTAAATGAACAGGATTTGTGGCTGGAATTCGCCAAGGAACTTTTAGAATCAAAGTGGGGTAACCAAgacaatttaaagtttattgcCTTTATAAACTGCAGCAAATATTTGGGAGCTGAAGTGGCAAAATCTCAAGACTTTTCCTATCAAAACATAAGAAAACATATCAAAGGTCATGCTGCCTTGGGAGCAGGAGGTTTGGCCTTATTTAGTACCACTTACTTTTATAGTTGGCCtagtgaatttaaaaatatattaaattgctTTGCAAATCAACAAAAACTGAACTTAAGCCTAGAGCCGGATGACAGTAACTATCGCAAGACAAGAGCCGGAGTGTATGCCTCAAGTTTGGGGGCAGTTTGCCATGAAATAGGTCATATCTTTGATTTGGGCCATGATTTACAAGGTGTTATGGGCTCTAATTTTGACTATATAAATAGAGTTTTTACGCTGCAAACTAAAACTGAACATTTGCCCGAGAGGATTGTAGAACAAAAGCAAGTCGCCCAAAGTAAACCCCGTTTTACTCGCCTCAAAGATCCAGCAAATGGTTTCCTACAACGTTATCGTGAGCAACAAGAAAatgattcattttatttttcggcTAATTCGGCGGTGATTTTATCTCAACATGCTTGGCTAAGAAATGATATTACGACATTtcataacaataattttaatgttttgctAGATAAGTCCCAGGCTATTATCAAAAGTACGGAATTACCCCTAAGGATTATAGAATTACGTGACTGTGCTAATAGTTTGGTTAAGGAATGGTTTGATTTGCAAACATCGAGTGAAGAAAATCCagtttttgaatttgatttaaaaGTACTGCTAAATAAGCTATCCCaagattattatttgtttgttatgagcatatatggtcataCAAAGAAATTGGTGATATAA
- the LOC135958869 gene encoding glycolipid transfer protein, with translation MTEARIQFGNLKGFPADDHDKIETELFLAASNEIVDVIRSFGTLFTPVISDMTGNVTKIRKSYEKDPIKYKYLEDLIILNVNVDNFAANALLWLKRGLQLICTFFENIFNDQENTEVVKKHLQDAYEKTLKPYHGFIVQSTIKIIYSWVPTRSQLIGHGPQHDENIKVLETFLPAMRCQLDRIDNLLKKYDLDDKSKV, from the exons ATGACGGAAGCTCGCATACAatttggcaatcttaaaggttTTCCAGCTGATGATCATGATAAAATCGAAACGGAACTATTTTTAGCTgcctcaaatgaaattgtggATGTTATAC GTTCTTTTGGTACTTTATTCACTCCCGTCATTAGTGATATGACTGGCAATGTAACC AAAATCCGCAAATCTTATGAAAAGGACCCTattaaatataagtatttagAAGATTTAATTATACTCAATGTAAACGTAGATAATTTTGCTGCCAATGCTTTGTTGTGGCTGAAGCGAGGCCTGCAATTGATTTGCACattctttgaaaatattttcaacgaTCAAGAGAATACGGAAGTGGTGAAGAAGCACTTACAAGATGCTTATGAAAAGACACTGAAACCATATCATGGTTTTATTGTACAAAGTACAATAAAA ATAATTTATAGCTGGGTACCCACTCGTTCTCAATTAATCGGCCATGGTCCCCAACACGATGAAAATATCAAAGTTCTTGAAACATTTCTGCCCGCTATGAGATGTCAGCTTGATCGCATTgataatttacttaaaaaatacgaTTTAGATGATAAAAGCAAAGTATAG
- the LOC135958870 gene encoding transmembrane protein 17-like, producing MFCNVYLSIAWNVVYGFYILYNLTNLYDLHGICVIVAYLVGSMVEFYRLRMGYKGNLHSRPGDLCTFLILSPFVQIPVLVFLSLSAQNFSNLITIITFCSFVIMALEFVFGLAIIWPKSEKPINVNK from the exons ATGTTTTGTAATGTTTATTTATCGATAGCCTGGAATGTGGTCTATGGTTTTTATATACTGTATAAT ctTACAAATTTATACGACTTGCATGGCATTTGTGTGATAGTGGCGTATTTAGTGGGTTCCATGGTGGAATTCTATCGTTTACGTATGGGCTATAAAGGCAATTTGCATTCTAGG CCTGGTGATTTGTGTACGTTTTTAATATTGTCGCCTTTTGTGCAAATTCCCGTTTTGGTATTCTTGTCATTATCGGctcaaaatttttccaatttaattacTATTATAACCTTTTGTTCATTTGTTATTATGGCTTTGGAATTTGTTTTCGGCTTAGCTATTATATGGCCGAAATCGGAAAAGCCCATTAATGTGAATAAATAG
- the Grip128 gene encoding gamma-tubulin complex component 5 yields MSAQDQRTDIIQEYIPELVRQLTGFADDDINMEHCVHFGWNIIRNHRNLSTNSHDVRRKIEGIQERFRAENCPEYADYLGRLCDEVVKHPLCVDHYEVDVHWSLLDFLFTLAYNPTGALRKNKNKIVIQPAISEEVDDQDEEKEYWKNVLKEDFIPMPASVSSDSELSDWSDHEESPSPTNNETTVAENLTLEDVKSLTSFNQSMLGELKPPEKSIPFRKFDATNAKEKLQDLIQHSWWKTKNYEHRNAIIESKHKDANFAQSYSRYLSETSNNLIRFCVPITISEQHVMRELLWMFHMPQKCSMFTINEDNQLKLKDNVTIPSCSVSSFESYIEENFLPFINMMQILRNFHKSIYSCEDRVPPRTLECYAANLNLHLSPIWQDLLAYEKRLLNPQDFHINTLINMRLSLKDALRHLESLFECHQQVVLNWRQYPSHISAAFLLASLMHCYKVECNVEKSNLFISLLLASIKVFCEIIDTWWTEGRLDDWQQEYIVERVSNVDHTVCMREYCKNKRKAFFVPNHVSKMIEENSLFHLMQEHSLEAGRTLNLLYEINRIGDLRYKCDAMQGKLYNVFIDDFLKQVKTVQIEVEKESGASGTTDEVSEDSGYCNEAATNTPKPKEESILNNLTTQDEFLLMAFALNTSQEDLTANSCFTENDQPEHCEAMAGETLNARTIFDLLQKSKNYLPLEEAVINSLNRILKIRIAFANCFVMRLYRDEFMILKHLQNIRKVLLMEASDLMHQFYSKLFQQIESGETWANPSLLTMQLDDIICAKYPEMSSLFRLEINSVFRCQTTKVVEAVEEIVVTYNLSRELAHIISAEDIQSYNKVFCFLLKVKWGITTLEKLQFARSHKRRIPYAKFEMIDLIMRRLEQLRFWMMYAIQSIHFHLMTHVLQSMGEQLNIKIDNCVNLKEMEMVHKSYLSTVCEHCFLTDSVLTIKTGVEQLLSLVSILRGEWLSCVKYIESNSPLAIDLDDTSDEYADTDFVTNSQIDAMEFTYICCHQYLANILNDQVYLQKRTFLSGLRAAFNTSLPH; encoded by the exons ATGTCTGCCCAAGATCAAAGAACAGATATTATACAGGAATACATACCAGAATTGGTGAGACAATTGACTGGTTTTGCG GATGATGATATCAATATGGAACATTGCGTCCACTTTGGCTGGAATATTATACGCAATCATCGTAATTTGAGTACCAATAGTCATGATGTACGGCGCAAAATTGAGGGTATACAAGAACGTTTTCGTGCCGAAAACTGTCCGGAATATGCCGACTACTTGGGTAGACTGTGTGATGAGGTGGTAAAGCATCCCTTGTGTGTAGATCATTATGAGGTTGATGTTCACTGGtctttattagattttttatttactttggcCTATAATCCAACGGGAGCACTgagaaagaataaaaataaaattgtcatACAACCGGCCATAAGTGAAGAAGTTGATGATCAGGACGAGGAAAAAGAATATTGGAAAAATGTCCTTAAAGAAGATTTTATACCGATGCCAGCAAGTGTTAGCAGTGATTCAGAATTGAGT GATTGGTCAGATCACGAAGAAAGTCCAAGTCCCACCAATAATGAAACAACCGTGGCAGAAAATCTCACCTTAGAAGATGTGAAAAGTTTAACATCATTCAATCAATCAATGTTAGGCGAACTTAAACCACCCGAAAAATCTATACCATTTCGAAAATTTGATGCCACCAATGCCAAGGAAAAACTACAAGACCTCATACAGCATTCTTggtggaaaacaaaaaattatgagcACCGTAATGCCATCATAGAGAGCAAACACAAAGATGCTAATTTTGCCCAAAGCTACAGTAGATACTTAAGTGAAACCTCCAATAATTTGATACGTTTTTGCGTACCTATCACCATAAGCGAACAGCATGTAATGCGTGAATTGCTGTGGATGTTTCATATGCCACAGAAATGTAGTATGTTCACCATTAATGAAGACaatcaattgaaattaaaagaTAATGTAACCATACCTTCATGTAGCGTG AGCTCTTTTGAGTCTTATATAGAAGAAAATTTCCTACCCTTCATAAATATGAtgcaaattttgagaaattttcacAAATCAATATACAGCTGTGAAGATCGTGTGCCTCCTCGTACTTTGGAATGTTATGCTgccaatttaaatttacatttatccCCAATTTGGCAAGATTTATTGGCTTATGAAAAGCGTTTGTTAAATCCACAAGACTTTCATATTAATACTTTAATTAATATGCGCTTGTCACTAAAAGATGCTTTGCGACATTTAGAATCATTGTTTGAATGTCATCAGCAGGTCGTCTTAAATTGGCGACAATATCCCTCCCACATATCAGCTGCATTTCTTTTGGCCAGTTTAATGCATTGTTATAAGGTGGAATGTAATGtcgaaaaatcaaatttatttatatcctTGCTGCTGGCTTCCATAAAAGTATTTTGTGAAATAATTGATACCTGGTGGACAGAAGGAAGATTGGATGATTGGCAACAAGAATATATAGTCGAAAG AGTCAGCAATGTCGACCACACAGTATGCATGCGTgaatattgcaaaaataaacGTAAAGCCTTCTTTGTACCAAACCATGTTAGCAAAATGATCGAAGAAAATAGTCTATTTCATCTAATGCAGGAACATTCTCTAGAGGCTGGTCGTACTCTTAACCTGCTTTATGAAATTAATCGCATTGGTGACTTGCGTTACAAGTGCGATGCTATGCAGGGTAAATTGTATAACGTTTTCATAGACGATTTTCTCAAGCAGGTCAAAACTGTACAAATCGAAGTAGAAAAAGAATCTGGAGCCAGTGGAACCACCGATGAAGTGTCCGAAGATAGTGGTTACTGCAATGAAGCTGCCACAAATACTCCTAAGCCCAAAGAGGAGAGTATCCTGAATAATTTAACCACCCAAGATGAATTTCTACTAATGGCCTTTGCCTTAAATACCAGTCAGGAAGATTTAACCGCCAACAGTTGTTTTACAGAAAATGACCAGCCGGAACATTGTGAGGCCATGGCTGGTGAAACTTTAAATGCTCGTACCATATTCGATTTAttgcaaaaatctaaaaattatttgccaTTAGAGGAAGCTGTTATAAATTCTTTAAACAGAATATTGAAAATACGCATTGCCTTTGCGAATTGTTTTGTTATGCGTCTGTATCGTGATGAATTTATGATATTGAagcatttacaaaatatacGAAAAGTTCTACTAATGGAGGCCAGTGATTTGATGCATCaattttatagtaaattatTTCAACAG ATTGAATCTGGTGAAACTTGGGCCAATCCTTCTCTCCTCACCATGCAACTTGACGATATTATTTGTGCCAAATATCCCGAAATGTCTTCTCTTTTTCGTTTGGAAATCAATTCAGTATTTAGATGTCAAACCACCAAAGTTGTCGAGGCTGTTGAAGAAATTGTTGTAACATACAACTTAAGTCGAGAATTGGCCCACATAATCAGTGCTGAGGATATACAATCGTacaataaagttttttgtttccTGCTAAAGGTCAAATGGGGCATTACCACTCTCGAAAAGCTGCAATTTGCTCGCAGTCACAAGCGGCGCATACCGTATGCCAAATTTGAAATGATTGACTTGATAATGCGCCGTTTGGAGCAGTTACGTTTTTGGATGATGTATGCCATACAGAGTATACATTTTCATCTAATGACACATGTGCTGCAATCAATGGGCGAACAgctgaatattaaaattgataatTGTGTGAATCTCAAAGAAATGGAAATGGTTCATAAATCTTATTTGAGTACGGTGTGTGAACATTGCTTTTTGACCGATAGCGTATTAACAATTAAGACGGGAGTGGAACAACTATTAAGTTTGGTTTCGATTTTACGTGGTGAATGGTTGAGTTGTGTTAAATACATTGAAAGCAATAGTCCTCTGGCCATTGATTTAGATGACACTTCTGATGAGTATGCTGATACAGATTTTGTCACCAATTCTCAAATAGATGCCATGGAATTTACGTACATTTGTTGCCATCAATATTTGGCCAATATATTGAATGATCAGGTTTATTTGCAAAAGAGAACATTTT TATCTGGTTTAAGAGCGGCCTTTAATACCAGTTTGCCACATTAG